One Chloroflexota bacterium DNA window includes the following coding sequences:
- a CDS encoding glycosyltransferase family 4 protein, which translates to MQPASLSVLTPTPLYPAHAGAKNHSLNALGQLRNYYTVDSYCLANQPQAVDWGPLPQWCRDLQAFAPTKPHRRGIDPPAVHLEFSQPMRDYLQQRWATNLPDLLQLEGTTMAQYAPFARRLGLKAIICTVHQVGFVAQWRRLQREKHWKLRARRLAGLLSLWLYEQRALRQCDLLVTLSETDQRTLNRWQPKLNVVTMPAGVDLSQWPLCRQPQAPQQVLFVGNYFHPPNVEGALWLAREVWPLVQAQMPEARLMLAGRSPTPEIQQLASATIQVPGTIDDLADVYRQSRVVAAPIFWGSGVRIKILEGLATGLPLVTTSLAAEGLALTHETHALFAETPQTFAAALVRILQTPRLAEQLGDAGRQLIAQHYDWQAIGRQLSQHYQRLL; encoded by the coding sequence ATGCAACCTGCAAGCCTCAGTGTACTAACCCCAACCCCACTGTATCCAGCCCATGCTGGTGCAAAAAATCATAGTTTGAATGCGCTAGGTCAATTAAGGAATTATTATACTGTCGATAGTTATTGTTTAGCCAACCAACCGCAAGCAGTTGATTGGGGGCCGTTGCCGCAATGGTGTCGTGATCTACAGGCCTTCGCGCCAACCAAACCTCATCGTCGGGGAATTGATCCGCCAGCGGTGCATTTGGAGTTTTCGCAGCCGATGCGCGATTATTTGCAACAGCGCTGGGCGACCAATCTACCAGATTTGCTCCAACTTGAAGGTACAACCATGGCCCAATATGCCCCATTTGCCCGTCGTTTGGGGCTAAAGGCGATTATTTGTACTGTGCATCAAGTTGGCTTTGTGGCCCAATGGCGACGGTTGCAACGCGAAAAACATTGGAAACTGCGTGCTCGCCGCTTGGCTGGATTGCTCAGCTTATGGCTATATGAGCAGCGAGCCTTGCGCCAGTGTGATTTGTTGGTTACGCTGAGCGAAACTGATCAACGTACTCTAAATCGTTGGCAACCAAAACTCAACGTCGTCACTATGCCAGCAGGAGTTGATTTAAGCCAATGGCCGCTATGTCGCCAGCCTCAGGCTCCGCAACAAGTGTTGTTTGTGGGCAACTATTTTCATCCACCGAATGTTGAAGGGGCGTTGTGGTTGGCGCGTGAGGTTTGGCCGTTGGTTCAAGCCCAAATGCCCGAAGCCCGCTTGATGCTGGCGGGACGTAGCCCTACGCCTGAAATTCAACAACTTGCGAGTGCTACAATTCAAGTGCCTGGCACAATTGACGATTTAGCTGATGTTTATCGTCAAAGTCGGGTGGTGGCAGCGCCAATTTTTTGGGGCAGCGGCGTGCGGATTAAAATTTTAGAGGGCTTAGCGACAGGTTTGCCTTTGGTAACGACAAGTTTGGCGGCTGAAGGCTTGGCACTTACCCACGAAACCCACGCCCTGTTTGCTGAAACGCCACAAACCTTTGCCGCAGCGCTTGTGCGCATATTGCAAACACCACGTTTGGCCGAACAACTCGGCGATGCAGGCAGGCAATTGATCGCCCAACATTACGATTGGCAAGCAATTGGGCGACAATTATCCCAGCACTATCAGCGCCTACTTTAG
- a CDS encoding NAD(P)H-quinone oxidoreductase: protein MQAIIFERAGDADVLQLAEVADLQPQAGELLIRVYATAVNRADILQRRGMYPAPAGASEILGLEIAGEVIGHGAGVATPALGTRVCALLPGGGYAQQVVIPAELAMPIPVNLSYEQAAAIPEVWMTAYDNLFNWGRLSAGERLLVHGGSSGIGTAAIQLARWRGAEVLITAGSEAKIARCRELGAGAGINYRTEHWPERVQALTEQQGVDVVLDMLGASYFNDNLASLRVGGRLVIIATMGGAQTELDLRTLMLKRLTICGTTLRARPIAAKAALTQQMLADVLPRFADGTFQPVIEAVFDLAEASAAHRLLESSQHVGKIVLRVA from the coding sequence ATGCAAGCAATTATATTTGAGCGAGCTGGTGATGCTGATGTGTTGCAATTGGCCGAAGTCGCCGATTTGCAGCCGCAAGCTGGCGAATTGTTGATTCGGGTCTATGCGACTGCCGTTAATCGTGCCGATATTTTGCAGCGCCGTGGCATGTATCCAGCGCCAGCGGGAGCCTCGGAGATTTTGGGGCTAGAAATTGCCGGCGAGGTGATTGGCCATGGCGCAGGTGTTGCAACTCCAGCGCTTGGCACGCGCGTTTGTGCCTTGCTGCCAGGTGGCGGTTATGCTCAGCAAGTGGTGATTCCGGCTGAGCTAGCCATGCCGATTCCGGTAAATTTGAGCTACGAACAGGCTGCGGCGATTCCCGAAGTGTGGATGACCGCCTACGATAATTTGTTTAATTGGGGCCGTTTGAGTGCTGGCGAACGCTTGTTGGTGCATGGCGGCAGCTCAGGCATCGGCACTGCGGCAATTCAGCTGGCGCGATGGCGTGGCGCTGAAGTACTGATCACTGCTGGCTCTGAGGCCAAAATTGCCCGTTGCCGCGAATTAGGGGCAGGCGCAGGCATCAACTATCGAACTGAACACTGGCCTGAACGGGTGCAAGCACTAACTGAGCAGCAAGGCGTTGATGTGGTTTTGGATATGCTAGGAGCCAGTTATTTCAACGATAACTTAGCCAGCTTGCGGGTTGGCGGGCGCTTGGTGATTATTGCAACAATGGGCGGAGCACAAACTGAGCTTGATCTACGCACATTGATGCTCAAACGCTTGACAATTTGTGGTACGACTTTGCGTGCTCGCCCGATTGCCGCCAAAGCTGCGTTAACTCAACAAATGCTGGCCGATGTGTTGCCACGCTTTGCCGATGGCACATTTCAGCCAGTGATTGAAGCAGTGTTTGATTTGGCCGAAGCCAGTGCTGCTCATCGCTTGCTGGAATCAAGCCAGCATGTAGGAAAAATTGTGCTGCGAGTAGCCTAG
- a CDS encoding VOC family protein, whose amino-acid sequence MEMDHVAVVVNNIAESTAWYVEQCGAQVLYADETWAFLRIGQGKLALVMAYQHPPHVAVRVDETQLNALATQHNQPIDRHRDGTKGFYLRDPNGNMLEVICYPPAETVYNKG is encoded by the coding sequence ATGGAAATGGATCATGTTGCAGTTGTAGTTAATAATATTGCTGAATCAACGGCTTGGTATGTTGAGCAATGTGGGGCGCAGGTATTATATGCTGATGAGACATGGGCTTTTTTGCGCATCGGCCAAGGGAAATTAGCTTTGGTCATGGCCTATCAACACCCGCCGCATGTGGCAGTACGGGTTGATGAAACGCAATTAAATGCCTTAGCAACCCAACATAACCAACCAATCGATCGCCATCGCGATGGCACAAAAGGCTTTTATCTACGCGACCCAAATGGGAATATGCTCGAAGTTATTTGTTATCCACCTGCTGAAACGGTCTATAACAAAGGTTGA
- a CDS encoding DUF2071 domain-containing protein, translating into MKIAFLSAEWANLGLFSYAVPDQLLQPYLPTGLELDRRDGSAFVSLVVFDFLKTKVLGVAWPGFRNFAEMNLRFYVRRGQQRGVVFVREIVPQWLVATLANVIYNEPYVAAPLQSHIQHSASQITVEHNLYWQGQTNLVKLSASKQFYHPAADSTEHFFKEHEWGFGRKRNGKPIVYRVEHPEWDVYPVERYQLQFDWGTIYGPQWAWLANETPYSVVLAKGSAVKVFPHQKLPNG; encoded by the coding sequence ATGAAAATCGCATTTCTATCAGCAGAATGGGCGAATTTAGGCTTATTCTCGTATGCGGTACCCGATCAATTATTGCAGCCCTATTTGCCAACTGGCTTAGAGCTTGATCGGCGTGATGGCTCGGCGTTCGTAAGCTTGGTGGTGTTTGATTTTCTAAAAACCAAGGTTTTAGGTGTGGCTTGGCCGGGCTTTCGCAATTTTGCCGAGATGAATTTGCGTTTTTATGTGCGCCGTGGTCAGCAACGCGGGGTGGTGTTTGTGCGCGAAATCGTGCCTCAATGGCTGGTCGCCACCTTAGCCAATGTCATTTACAACGAGCCGTATGTTGCCGCACCGTTGCAAAGTCATATCCAGCACAGCGCTAGCCAAATCACAGTAGAGCACAATTTATATTGGCAAGGTCAAACCAATTTGGTCAAACTGAGCGCCAGCAAACAGTTCTATCACCCAGCCGCCGATAGCACCGAACACTTTTTCAAGGAGCACGAATGGGGTTTTGGCCGCAAACGCAACGGCAAGCCAATCGTCTATCGGGTTGAACATCCAGAGTGGGATGTTTATCCGGTGGAGCGTTATCAACTGCAATTTGATTGGGGCACGATTTATGGCCCGCAATGGGCTTGGTTAGCAAACGAAACGCCCTATTCAGTCGTCTTGGCTAAAGGCTCAGCCGTCAAGGTTTTTCCCCATCAAAAATTGCCAAATGGCTAA
- a CDS encoding DUF3806 domain-containing protein, translating to MSQQQNIVAGLEHLAQHFVRSVQSQLGIELEYNHVAVKWLNTYIEQIRPNYEPEQVPPNLVQSLGAFLGACIIANYGGRWGHEHESNDWGIALPVQGGDIWVYPFNKVYKHIAAGEEHSVRMFYEAIPNLINPSRNWGGPQDIKLTT from the coding sequence ATGTCGCAACAGCAGAACATCGTTGCTGGATTAGAGCACTTGGCGCAACACTTTGTGCGCTCGGTGCAAAGCCAGCTTGGAATTGAGCTTGAATATAATCACGTGGCGGTAAAGTGGCTCAATACCTATATCGAACAAATTCGCCCAAATTATGAGCCTGAGCAAGTACCACCCAACTTGGTTCAATCGCTTGGGGCATTTCTCGGAGCCTGCATTATTGCCAACTACGGCGGGCGTTGGGGCCACGAACACGAAAGCAACGATTGGGGTATTGCGCTACCAGTTCAAGGCGGCGATATTTGGGTTTATCCCTTCAACAAGGTCTATAAACACATTGCAGCTGGTGAAGAACATTCAGTGCGCATGTTTTACGAGGCTATTCCCAATCTGATTAATCCCAGCCGGAACTGGGGTGGCCCACAGGATATCAAACTTACAACATAG